In one window of Frigoriglobus tundricola DNA:
- the tnpA gene encoding IS200/IS605 family transposase, producing the protein MPQSFASLYYHLVFSTKNREPTISPEIAPRLYDYIGALVRSEGGMVLAVGGIADHVHLLVRLRQDRSLSDVLRVVKANSSKWMHETFPDVRPVWWQAGSGRFSVSRCRIEKVTAYFAKQEDHHRSQTFQDEFRSLLVEDGIEFNEKYL; encoded by the coding sequence ATGCCGCAATCGTTCGCGAGTCTGTATTACCACCTCGTGTTCAGCACGAAAAATCGCGAACCGACGATCTCGCCAGAGATCGCGCCGCGCTTGTACGATTACATAGGCGCTCTGGTACGCAGCGAGGGTGGAATGGTGTTGGCGGTGGGCGGTATCGCTGATCACGTCCACCTCTTGGTCCGTCTGCGTCAGGACAGATCACTCTCGGACGTGTTGCGCGTCGTGAAAGCGAACTCATCCAAGTGGATGCACGAGACGTTTCCTGATGTTCGGCCGGTGTGGTGGCAGGCCGGTTCCGGGAGGTTCAGTGTCAGCCGTTGCCGCATCGAAAAGGTGACCGCGTACTTTGCCAAGCAGGAAGACCATCACCGTTCGCAAACGTTTCAGGACGAGTTTCGTTCGTTGCTGGTCGAGGATGGGATCGAGTTCAACGAGAAGTATTTGTGA